The DNA segment GTTCTGGAGAATTAGCAAAATCAGTTGCGGATAAAATAAAACAGCATCCATCGTATGGATTTTATTTTGTAGGATTTATAAATGGGGAGGCCGAAGATACCTTGGGCAACCTTGAAAACCTGGAAAAAATTATCGATGAAAACAATATAAAGGCTTTATATGTTACAGATAAAACTATAAGCAGAGAAAAATTAGCTCATATTGCGGCTTTGTGCGATGAAAAGGATCTGGAGTTAGGGACCATTCCTGATGTTTTTCAGATTTTAACTACATCTCCTTCTGTTGAGGATATAGATGGAATGCCTCTTGTAAAACTAAAACATACAAGATTTACTTATTTTAATCGACTCTTAAAAAGAGTCTTTGATTTTTTACTCTCTTTGTTTGGAATTATTGTTTTTTCTTTGCCAATTTTTATTATTGTTTTTCTTGTAAAATTTTTATCTCCTGGGGCTCCGTCTATATATGCCCAGGATAGGGTAGGCTTGCATGGAAAAATATTTAAACTTTATAAACTTAGGACGATGATCCCTGATGCGGAAAAAAGGACAGGCCCTGTTTTTGCTACAGAAGATGATACAAGGAAAACTCCTATTGGCAAAATTTTGCGGTCCACAAACCTAGATGAACTCCCTCAGCTTTTTAACATTCTAAAAGGAGATATGAGCTTTGTGGGACCGAGGCCTGAGCGGCCGGTATTTGTTGAGCAGTTTAAAAGTTTTATACCCAAGTATATGGATAGACATCAGATTAGACCAGGTCTTGCCGGTTGGGCTCAATTACATGGTGGTTATAACATGCCGACAGAGGAAAAGATAAAGTATGATTTATATTATATAGAAAACTGGTCTTTTCTACTTGATATAAAGATAATAATAAGATATATTTTAATAGCCTTTACTTTTCAACGAAGGAATTGATGTTAATTGAACTTGATATAAGGAGCTTTTTAAAAGAATTATGATGCTTAAATATATTATATCTTTTCTTATTGCTTTTATATCTTCCCTTTTACTGGTTCCAGTTATTAAATTTCTTGCTTATAAATTTAATGTTCTTGACCACCCGGGGTTTCGAAAAATACATCAACATCCTGTCCCTTTAATGGGCGGTTTCGTTGTTTTCCCCTCATTTTTATTGGCAAATTGGTTTGGAAGAGAAGCTTTGCCCGGACAATTTTGGAATATTTCCATAATCGGATGTTTTTTGATTTTTTTTGGACTTTTTGATGATGCAGGGATAAAAATAAAAGCTAGATATAAAATATGGACTCACTTAGCGTTTTCATTTTTGCTGATTTACTTAACAGGTATGTCATTTGATTTTTTCAGGTTAGATCTGATAAATATTGTTATAACGGCCTGTTTTATTACCTTTATGACAAACTCAATGAATATGCTAGATGGTATGGATGGACTTGTTTCAGGGCTTTCCTTTTTTATGTTTATATTTTTTGGTTTTTTGGCTTTAAACAGCGGGCAATTAGGCCTTTTGACTATAGCGGCATCTGGAATGGGGGCAACTTTAGGATTTTTAAAATATAATTTTGCTTCTGCTTCTATTTTCTTGGGAGAATCCGGATCTACGTGGCTGGGTTTTATTCTTGCTGTTTTTGCAATTAATATTAATTTGTATGACCTGTGGAAAATTGCAATTCCTTTGGGGATTGAGCGTTTGCAGTTAATATCTTTTTTTATACCTTTAATTATTTTAGGGATCCCTATTTTTGATACATATTTTGTTTTTGCAAATCGTTTTTTTCACAGGATAAAATTCAGTCAGCCTGGGAAAGACCATTCTCATCATAGAATTCACCTTATGGGATTTTCTCATAGAGATACAGTTTTGTCTCTTTATGCAATTCAAATAATATTAGGTGCAATAGCATTATCCATGGTGCGGGCTAATTTACAACAGTTTATCGCTTTGTCGATGATTGTGGTTGTTTTTTTTGTCGGGTTTACTTTTTTTCTTACAAGGATCAAAGTCTATTCGTAGTATCAGAAAAAATGATAAGTTCACCCCGATTATTCACGATAAAACCAGAAGTCAGCCTCGATTATGATAATCTAGGGGTGAATATTTTAAATGGTTGTCCAATAACTTAGAACATCCTTCAGACTATTTTCTAAAGAAATTTGATTTATCCAGCCAGTCTCTCTTTTTATTTTTTCGTTAGAACCTACTATTTCATCAATTTCGTTGGGCCTTATAAGCTCCGGATTTATTTTAATTTCTATATTTAAATCAAGAATTTTACACATCATATTTATTATATTTTCCAATGATGTAGATTTTCCGCTGCACACATTATAAATTTTTCCTTTCCCCCCTTTTTTTAATAGTTTATAATAAGCGTCTACAACATCTCTTACATCAAGAAAGTCTCTTTTTATGTGAATATTGCCAACATACAAGGCTTTGTTTTTTGTTTTTCCTTTCTTTATTTCTATCAATTGCTTGGCAATTGAGGCTATTACAAAGCTGCTTTTTTGCCCCGGGCCCAAGTGGTTAAATGATCTTGTCATTACAACGTCAAGGCCGAGACCCTCAACATAAATTTTAGATAAAAGCTCTTGAGAGACTCTTGCTACAGCATAGGGGCTTAAAGGTTTTAGTATTGTTTCTTCTTTTAGGGGCACTCCTGTTGCGGATTTTCCATATTCTTCAGAAGAACCGACAGATAAAATTCTGCAGGTTATGTTTGTTTTTCTTACACTCTCCAGCAGGTTTAAAAATATATTAGTATTGTTTCTAAAGCTTATTGTCGGGTTCTCCCAGCTAAATTTAACACTGCTGTGAGATGCCAGATGTAAAATATAATCTGGATTGAAATTGTCAACCAAATCATTTAACCCTTTTTCATTTAAAAGGTCTAATTTTTTTAATTTACATTTTATTGATTTAAAATTATTTATATTAAATTCAGGGGCAACTAAATCAGTTCCTAATACAAAGGCGCTGATGTTGTTTTTTTCAAGGTATTCTATGAAATGTTTAGCTACGAATCCGGAAAACCCTGTTATTAAATATTTTTCCATTTTAACTTTGCGTTACTCCCATTCGATTGTGGCAGGCGGTTTGGAAGATATATCATATACGACACGATTAATTTCCGGAGTTTCATTTATTATTCTGTTTGAAATTTTTTCTAAAAGATCATATGGCAGTTGGGCCCAATCAGCAGTCATCGCATCAGTTGACGAAACAGCGCGAATAGCCACCGTATTAAGATAAGTTCGTTTATCGCCCATAACGCCGACGGTTCTAATGGGGAGAAGAACTCCGAAAGACTGCCATACTTTTTTGTAAAAACCGGCTGTTTTTATCTCTGAAACTACAATATCATCGACTTCTTGCAAGATTTTAACTCTTTCGGGCGTTACTTCCCCGATAATCCTTATAGCAAGACCGGGACCGGGAAAAGGCTGGCGGGAGATAATCTCTTCCGGAACGCCAAGTTCACTTCCAAGAGCTCTTACTTCATCTTTAAAGAGTTTTCTTAGAGGTTCTATCAGCTTAAACTTTATATCTTTTGGAAGACCTCCAACATTGTGGTGTGTTTTAATTCTAGCTGCCTTTTTTGATGTTCCGGTTCCGGGAGCGGCAGATTCAATAACATCAGGATAGAGCGTTCCTTGTGCCAAAAAAGGGAGATCTCCCAGTTTTTTTGCTTCTTCTTCAAAAACCCTTATAAATTCATTTCCTATCCTGTGTCTCTTTTCTTCAGGGTCGGTTATCCCTTTGAGCTTTGCAAAAAATCTTTCTGAGGCGTCTATATGAATAAAGTTTATCTGAAACTTTTCCGTAAAAAGCTTTTTTATTTTTTGAGCCTCATTTTTGCGCATAAAACCCTGGTCAATAAACATACATGTTAATTGTTCTCCAACAGCTTTATGGACAAGCGCTGCAACGGTTGTAGAGTCAACGCCTCCTGAAAGAGCGCAAAGGATTCTCTCTTTTCCTATTGTTGTTTTTATCTTTTCAAGAGCTCTCTCTATAAAATTCTTTGTTGTCCAAGTGGGTTTACAACTGCAAACAACATAGGTGAAATTTTTAATTATTTCAATCCCTTTTGGAGTATGGACTACTTCCGGATGGAATTGGACGCCATAAATTTTTTTGTCGTGATTGCCGATTGCGGCATTTGGAGTATTTGCCGTATGAGCAAGACTCTTAAAACCCTCGGGCATTTTAAGCACCGAATCACCATGACTCATCCAGACCCCAGTCTCTTTTGGTAGCCCCGCAAAAAGGTTTGATTCGTCGTCTATTGTAATAGGGGTTTTACCATATTCGCGCTTTGTCTCCGGTTTTACCTCCCCACCAAAATCTTTTGCTATAAGCTGAAGCCCGTAACATATCCCCAGAATCGGTATTCCGCTTTTAATAAGATTAATATCAGGCATAGGGGCGGAAGCTTCATAAACAGATGCGGGCCCGCCGGAAAGAATAATTCCTTTTACATCTCTTTTTTTAAGTTCAGAAATCGGTGTGTCGTATGGCAGCACCTCACAATAGACGTTACATTCACGAACACGACGAGCAATAAGGAGTGAATACTGTGCGCCAAAATCGAGGACTACTATCAAGTCATGTTTTTTTTCCATAGCTCTCCTTTTTCACATTAATTACCAAAAAGTTAACAGTCTTCTTTGTAGTGAAATACTGGTTATTTTATTTATACATACCAAGTTGTTGTGCTTTTTGATAAACTTTACCTTCTGTTAAAATTGACGGGGCAATTGCAATTTGAATTTTTTGCATCTCTTTTAAGTTTTCAGCGCCAAGAGTTCCCATTGAGGTTTTTAATGCCCCTATTAAATTCATTGATCCGTCATCATGTTTTGCGGGACCATAGAGTATCTCTTTTAATGTTCCTAAAGTTCCAACTTTTATTCTTGATCCGCGGGGGAGGGTGGCATTTGGAGTCGCCATTCCCCAGTGAAATCCGCGGCCTGGAGCTTCTCTTGATTTTGCTATTTGAGATCCCGTCATTACGGCATCTGCTCCACATGCAATCGCTTTGCAAATATCCCCTCCGGAAACCAAACCCCCGTCGGCAATTATAGGGACATAAATTCCGTTTTCTTTATAAAAAGAATCTCTTGCGGCTGCGCAATCTGCTATTGCTGTTGCCATTGGAACTCCGACTCCCAAGACCCCTCGTGAGGTGCAGGCTGCTCCGGGGCCTATGCCTACCATGACACCTTTAACGCCTGTTCCCATAAGAGTTAGAGCTACTTCATAAGTTACGCAGTTGCCTACTATTACAGGAATTTTTATCTCTTCACAGAATTTTTTTAAATCTAACGGGGGCGACGATTGTGATTTGTGTTTTGTGGAAATTACAGTTGATTGGAGGACAAACATATCTGCCCCTGAATCCTTTACGATTTTTCCAAACTCTGTTGCTTGTTGAGGGATGGATGATGCAGCAGCAAATCCTCCGTTTTCTTTAATTTGTTTTATTCTTTTAATAATCAATTCTTTTTTTATAGGTTCTTCGTAAAGCTTTTGCATAAGCGCCACATATTCATCTTTTTCGACTGCGGCGATTTGATCTAATATTTTTTCCGCATTTTCATATCTTGTCCAGACTCCCTGAAGATTAAGAGGTCCAAATGTCCCTAGATTGGTTAATTCTACTGCCATTTTAGGGCTGACAACAGAATCCATAGCGGAGGCAATGATGGGAATTTTAAATTTCTTTTCTGCTAGTTCCCATGATACATCTGTGTCGTCAGGATTTATTGTTACAATCGATGGGACAAGAGATATTTCATCAAAACCGTATACCCTGCGAACCGATCTTCCTCTTCCCAATTCAAAATTTGTCATTTATATAACTCCTCTCTATTCTAATTATTTTTTTCGCCCAGTCTTCCTTCTAAATTAATATTTTTCCCACCGCGATAAACCATCATTGAAATTTTTTCTCCGGGCCGCATCTCTGCGAGGATTTCTTGCAAATCTGAAGTATTTAAAACATCGTTTGAGTTTATTTTCTTTACAACATCATATTGTTTAATTCCCATTTTATCCGCAGGACTGTCTTGAACTATATTCATGGCAACAACCCCTTCGGTCTCTGCTAGGTTTAAGTAGGAGGCAATTTTTTCATTTACATCCCTCATGTATATGCCGAGCCATGGGCGAGAGACTCTCCCCTTTATTATTAAATCTTGTAATATATCTTTTACTACATTTATTGGTATTGCAAAACCGATTCCTTGCGCTTGAGCTATGATTGCGACGTTGATTCCGATTACTTTTCCCTTTATATTAAGCAATGGGCCTCCTGAATTTCCGGGATTAATGGCCGCATCTGTTTGTATTAAATCTCTTTTTCCTAAATCTTTTAAATTTCTGCCTGTTGCGCTTATTATTCCTGCTGTTACTGTATTGGAAAACCCATAAGGATTTCCTATGGAAACAACCCATTCTCCTGGTCTTATCAGGTTAGAATCTCCCATTTCCACAATAGGAAGGTCATGCGCGTCAATTTTTATTACAGCAATATCTAGGGTTATATCTTTTCCAATTAATTTTGCGTCAAAATTTCTGCCGTCTTTTAGTGTAACTTTAATTTTATTTGCATCCTGTACAACATGTTCGTTTGTTAAAATATATCCTTCTTTATTTATAATAAAACCTGAACCCGCTCCTTTTAAAGGGATAATCTTATCGCTAAAAAAATCTTTATATTTGGGATTCAAGTCAAAACCAAATTCATTGTCAAAATGTGAGAGAGGGTTGAAAAAACTATATTTTTCTAGTTTTACTACATCAATATTTACCACTGCCGGTCCGACCTCTGTAACTACGTTTGCAATAGTGTCAGCATTAAGAAAAATTTCAAGAGAAGAAGATTGTGCCGGTAAAATATTTTGCAACGAGAAGATAATAATTATTGATATAAAGAAAAATAATAAACCCCGATTATTCATAGACGAACAGAATTTTAGCAGAGTGCTGGAAATTTCCCCAGGTATGAACCCCGATTTCCTAATCGGGGTGAATAATCGGGGTAAAGTTTGTTTAAATTCTAGCTTTGGAACGTTAAAAAAATACACCTAAACCTTCTCCTTATGCTTTTTGGGAAATTTGAAAAATTTTAACATAAAGAGACATGTATAGTCAAATTTTCCGCTTGACTCTTGTCTTCTATTCATTGTAAAATTTCCGCACATACAAATGAAAGTAATTAAAAATATATTTTTAGTCTTTATTCTTATAATAATTATAGCTTTTAGTTTCTGGATCAGTTTTTTGCTTGGAAAAAACATTTTGAATCCAGTTGTAAAAGAGCCTGAAACTATTGATTCTTTAACAAAAGAAGCAAGTGAAATATTAGAAGAGATAGGCCCTATATCTTTTGAAGTGGAAACAGAACCCTTTGATGCCTCTTTAAATGATTATAACGAAGGGAGCAATGAGTCTGTCACATTTGATACAATATCCACTAGTACAACATCTAAGCTAACTAATAATTCCAATAGCGGAAATGTTTCTGTAAGTAAAGTGGTTTCTCCCAGCTATAAGTATAAAGTTCAAATAGGGGTCTTCTCTGCTTACAAGAATGCGGTTGACTTGAAAGATCTTCTTTTAAAAAATGAATTTAACCCTGAAATTGAAAAGTACAGATACTATTTTCGGGTCTTCTTACATGCTACAGATCGGGCAGATGCTAAGAGACTTTTAAGCCACTTGAAAAATAAAGGATTTGAAGCTATCATTAAGTCAGACTAACAAGGTCAAAAAAGAATAGGAGAATTTAATTATGGGTCTTTATGATGCTATTTTTGGTAAGTTTTCAAGAGATTTGGGCATTGATTTGGGGACTGCGACTACACTTGTCTTTGCCAGAGGTGAAGGGATTATTTTATGTGAACCCAGTGTAGTGGCATTAGATAAAAATACCAATAAGATTTTAGCCATTGGAAATGAAGCGAAAGGGATGTTAGGAAGAACTCCCGGGAACATTGTCGCTGTTCGCCCCATGAGAGATGGTGTTATTGCTGATTTTGAAGTTACGGAGATGATGCTTAGACATTTTATAAACAAGAGCCACAACAGATCAACTTTTGTAAGGCCTCGTATAGTGGTTGGTGTCCCTTCGGGTATTACGGGAGTTGAAAAGAGAGCAGTTCTTGATGCTGCCATGCATGCTGGAGCTAGAGAAGCTTATTTAGTAGAAGAGCCTATGGCGGCTGCAATTGGAGCCAACCTTCCCGTTTCTGAGGCGGCAGGTTCTATGATAGTAGATATAGGGGGCGGAACTACTGAAGTTGCTGTTTTAGCTTTAGGTGGGATTGTTGTCAGTAAATCTATTCGTGTTGCGGGCGATGAAATGGACGAAGCGATAGTAGCCCATTGCCGTAAAAACTATAATTTACTTATAGGCGAGAGGACCGCTGAACAGATTAAGATTGATATTGGCTCTGCCTACCCATTGGCAGAAGAAAAAACCGTTGAAGTAAGAGGGCGGGATTTGGTTACGGGACTTCCAAAAACGTTAACATTGACTTCATCGGAGATAAGAGATGCTCTTGCAGAACCTGTTGCCACTGTTGTTGATGCTGTTAGAATGACTCTTGAAAAAACACCTCCTGAACTTGCCTCTGATATAATGGACAGGGGGATTGTAATGGCTGGAGGGGGGTCTCTTCTTAGGGGGCTTGATAAACACCTTTCGCAGGAAACTGATATGTCTGTTTATGTTGTGGATGATCCTGTTTCTTGTGTTGCTTATGGCACAGGGAAAATTTTGGAAGAGATAGATACTTTAAAAAGAGTTTTGATGATGCCTAAAAAAGGGTCGTAAAAAAAGATTCAGTGAGTTATCGCTTTTTCTTAATTTTATTTTTAAGTTTAGCCCTAATATTAAATTTACAATTTATTGGGTCTTCACCTCTTATGCAATTTGTGCAATTAACAATCAGATGGGTATTTTATCCTGTGCAATTTGTGTTTAATTCTATTGTAGATGTAATCCCTCGCTCATTTATTTTTTTAGCAACCGCCTATAAATTTGAAAATATATCCAGGGAGATGACTTTAGAAAAAAAAGAGTTAAAAGCTGAATTGCTTGTGCTTGAAGGGATAAAAAACGAAAATGCAGAACTTAAAAAAGCTTTAAATTTTTCTCACAATTCAGCTTATAACTTTAAGTTAATCCCTGCTTTTGTTTACGAACGTGCAAGTGAAAGTTGGAATAATATTATAGTTATAAATGTTGGGATAAAAAACGGAGTAAGGATTGGCAATACTGTTATAGCTGAAGAAGGGCTTGTTGGTAGAGTTGTTGCTGTGGATGATTTTTCTTCCAAAGTTATGCTTATAACCTCGCTCCGCAGTTCGGTAAGTGTCATTATGGTAAATAAAAAAACGTTTGGAATTGCAAGAGGTGGATTTGGCGCTGATAAATTGATTATAGATTATGTATCTGAAGGAGCAGATGTTTCTCTCGGCGAAAAAATCATGGTT comes from the candidate division WOR-1 bacterium RIFOXYB2_FULL_36_35 genome and includes:
- a CDS encoding rod shape-determining protein (functions in MreBCD complex in some organisms); the protein is MGLYDAIFGKFSRDLGIDLGTATTLVFARGEGIILCEPSVVALDKNTNKILAIGNEAKGMLGRTPGNIVAVRPMRDGVIADFEVTEMMLRHFINKSHNRSTFVRPRIVVGVPSGITGVEKRAVLDAAMHAGAREAYLVEEPMAAAIGANLPVSEAAGSMIVDIGGGTTEVAVLALGGIVVSKSIRVAGDEMDEAIVAHCRKNYNLLIGERTAEQIKIDIGSAYPLAEEKTVEVRGRDLVTGLPKTLTLTSSEIRDALAEPVATVVDAVRMTLEKTPPELASDIMDRGIVMAGGGSLLRGLDKHLSQETDMSVYVVDDPVSCVAYGTGKILEEIDTLKRVLMMPKKGS
- a CDS encoding inosine 5-monophosphate dehydrogenase; amino-acid sequence: MTNFELGRGRSVRRVYGFDEISLVPSIVTINPDDTDVSWELAEKKFKIPIIASAMDSVVSPKMAVELTNLGTFGPLNLQGVWTRYENAEKILDQIAAVEKDEYVALMQKLYEEPIKKELIIKRIKQIKENGGFAAASSIPQQATEFGKIVKDSGADMFVLQSTVISTKHKSQSSPPLDLKKFCEEIKIPVIVGNCVTYEVALTLMGTGVKGVMVGIGPGAACTSRGVLGVGVPMATAIADCAAARDSFYKENGIYVPIIADGGLVSGGDICKAIACGADAVMTGSQIAKSREAPGRGFHWGMATPNATLPRGSRIKVGTLGTLKEILYGPAKHDDGSMNLIGALKTSMGTLGAENLKEMQKIQIAIAPSILTEGKVYQKAQQLGMYK
- a CDS encoding glutamine-hydrolyzing GMP synthase; this translates as MEKKHDLIVVLDFGAQYSLLIARRVRECNVYCEVLPYDTPISELKKRDVKGIILSGGPASVYEASAPMPDINLIKSGIPILGICYGLQLIAKDFGGEVKPETKREYGKTPITIDDESNLFAGLPKETGVWMSHGDSVLKMPEGFKSLAHTANTPNAAIGNHDKKIYGVQFHPEVVHTPKGIEIIKNFTYVVCSCKPTWTTKNFIERALEKIKTTIGKERILCALSGGVDSTTVAALVHKAVGEQLTCMFIDQGFMRKNEAQKIKKLFTEKFQINFIHIDASERFFAKLKGITDPEEKRHRIGNEFIRVFEEEAKKLGDLPFLAQGTLYPDVIESAAPGTGTSKKAARIKTHHNVGGLPKDIKFKLIEPLRKLFKDEVRALGSELGVPEEIISRQPFPGPGLAIRIIGEVTPERVKILQEVDDIVVSEIKTAGFYKKVWQSFGVLLPIRTVGVMGDKRTYLNTVAIRAVSSTDAMTADWAQLPYDLLEKISNRIINETPEINRVVYDISSKPPATIEWE
- a CDS encoding rod shape-determining protein MreC, whose product is MQFVQLTIRWVFYPVQFVFNSIVDVIPRSFIFLATAYKFENISREMTLEKKELKAELLVLEGIKNENAELKKALNFSHNSAYNFKLIPAFVYERASESWNNIIVINVGIKNGVRIGNTVIAEEGLVGRVVAVDDFSSKVMLITSLRSSVSVIMVNKKTFGIARGGFGADKLIIDYVSEGADVSLGEKIMVSPASNVFIPGVPLAYVSKVENSVNNIFQFIEAKPIVNFSGLRVVFVCKP